From the Armatimonadota bacterium genome, the window CTGGGCGTGGCGGTGGGCGTTGCGCTGTTTGAGGGGCTGTATTCGGCGGCAGAGGGCAAGCCAGCCTCGGTGGTGGTGCGTGACGCGGTGGTCAGCGGAGCGCTGACGTATGTGGGAGCGCGGTTCCTGCCACCGGTGGAGTCGGCTGCTGCGCAGGTGCTCACCCGCCAAACCGCACGGCAGGCGGCAAGGGAAGCGGGCGAACTGCTTGGTCAGCGCGCCCTGCCTCCACGTATTTTACTCACTCAGAGGCGACTAGAACATATTGTCCAGCGACACTGGCCGACGAGCGGGACGAGCGTTTTTGAACAACCAGCAGGTAAGTTTCTGCCTGGCATGACTGCTATGAGGCTCCGTGAGATGCTCCGTATCGCTGGCGAGCGTGGTGTTTGGCAACCAGCACGGGGGATGCGTCTTCAAGTTGAATACAACTTCGGGCAGGTAATCGGTGTAGATCGATACGGTCGTCCTGCTACACGCTTGCGTATGATTCTCGATCCTAATGGTGAGGTCGTCACTGCATACCCGTATTAGGGCTACAGGGGGCGCTGGAGATGCTGGATTTCCAGCGCCCTCTTGCATCTGTGTGAGGTATCATAGTAGAAATGAATCTCGTGATTAACTACCGCCTTTACCCTGAAAATTTCTGGGTGGTCGAGCAGTCGGACTGGGAGCGTGCCACGCTCTCTGATTTTGATACCTTGCACTTTTACGGAGACTTGATTTTCCGGTATTCAGATGCCATCTTGGACTATCAAAACATACCTTTGCTAGGCTTTGCTTACGAGTTTACGGAAGCCTTTTTGAAGTGCTTGCAAGGGCAAGAAGTTAGAGTAGAGTATTGTTTCTTAGAGAGCGGCGACTGGCTTTCCCTTTCCCTCAGTCGTGAGGGAAAGGTAACTATTCAGGCGAGCTATACAGATGATATCGCCAAAGTGCCCCTGGACACTCTGCGTATGGGGTTGAAACAAAGCAATAGCCATTTGATTGAGGAGCTTACCTATCGTTTCCCATTTCTGAAGGGGCACCCGATATTTCGGCAGATTGCGGCGGTATTACTCATTGAGTAACACCTTGTCTTTAAGGGTATACTGTAGGTGACCCTTCCGCCAGCGAAGGCGAGCGGTTTGGGGCGGTGCAGAGGTATATCAGCGAGTTTACCGACGGGGAGGGGGTACCCGACGGTTGTGCATCCCTGCCTCTCCCTGAGGCTGGTAGTGTTGTACCCATTTGTGCACTACCTGTTGCGAGGTATTCCACACCTTGGCGGTGTGACTGATGCTACCCGTTTGCAGGTAGGTGTGCACTATCTGTTTTCTTGCTTCTATTGGGTTCATGTGATACACTTGGTTGTACGAAAGTTCCATTGCTGGCGTTCCTGCGAGGGTGTTCGAAATTGCTGGTTGAATGGATAGATAACCTAACCCCCTTGCCCCCTTCCCTGCAAGGGAAGGGGGAACGCCCCTCTCCTCGTAGGAGAGGGGACGGGGGTGAGGTAAGGCAGGGATAGCAAGAACGCCTCTCTCCTTGCGCTACAACCAACTTCTCAACAATTCTCGAACACCCTCGCGTTCCTGCTGACATTGTTTCCAGTATTGGTGTATATCAGGGACGCCAGCTTTTTTTAACCAGGAGAGTAGCAATGTATCGCTTTGCACCTGGTAACAATCTCCTGGCGCGTTTACTTCAAACGTTTGACAGACTGTTGCCTGCATGTTATAATCGGAGCGACAATACGCGGGACGCCGCGTGATTGCAGAACTTCAGACCAACGACCTGTCTCTATTGCCATGGACGCAGCACGCAGGTGCATCACGCAGCGGCGCGTTCGTACGAGGAGGTGCGGATTATGTTACGAACGTACGCTGACTGGTTACACCGCAATTTCTGCGCAGTTCCTACCGCTGTTGTCGCCTCTGCAGTCAAGGGGGGAATGGTGCTGCAACGCCTGGCGGGCGATTTGCGTGCCGACCATGAGTACAGCGCATTAGGGCTACCTCGCCACTCGCAGATGTGGCTAGTATCCGGTGAACACTGCCAACAGATGCTCTCCCAACCCGAGATTCAGGAAGAGGTGGTAGTGGAAGCTGGCTTCGTCATCTACCGTGATGGCGACGAGCGTATCTGGTTAGGGCTGGAACCCCGCGAGGCGGATCTGGAGCTGCCTCCGGATACCATGTTGGAGCGCCACGTCAAGCCGCTCTTCCATATCCTGCACGGAGAGGAGGAGGTTGCCAAGCTGGCAACGGTGGAGTATCGCATTGTGCGCACCACCGATGACCGCCTGATGGAACAACACCTGAACGAGCTTGTGTCGCATGGGTGGGAAATCACCCACTTTCAGGCGGTGATTATTCAGGAAACGCGCTCCACGCTGTTTATCGCTCTGCTGCGCAAGAAGACGGAGTAGGACTACAGGTCGCCCATTGCGCGTAGCAGGCGAGCCTGTGCCAGAATATGCTCAGTTCGTGCTTCCAGCAGGCGGGTGCGCGCTTCGGTGAGGGCGGCAAGGGCATCAATTTGCTCCACAAAGGGAGCCTTGCCTTCCTGTACACGTAATGTCGCGACGCGATACGCTTCCTCTGCGTCTTTCAACGCAGCGTCGGCGGTAGCAAGGTTCGCAGCGGCGGTCTGGATATCCAGCCATGCCTGGCGCACCTCACTCTCTACCTGCAGCTGCAGGGCGCGCGCCATCGCAGCCTCTGCGTGCTCGCGGGCGACGGCTTCGCGTACTTGCGCCTGTAACTGCCCACCTGTCCAAATCGGTATGCTGAGCACCAGCGCCACCGTATAGCCCGACTGCGCTTTCATTTGCTGCCCCTTTACCCAGTCCTGCGAAGCGGTCAAATACGCCTGCGGCAATAATGTCCCCTCAGCCGCCCGACGTTCTAACGTCGTCATGCGCAGGCGCGCCTGCTGGGATTGCAGTAAGGCGCGTCGTTGCAAGCCTCTCTTGACGGCTTCCTCCACCGTGTCGGGTACCGTGAGGACAGGTTGCTCCAGTTCGCGAGGCAGCTCTATCTCGCCGGTCGGCGATAAGCCGATACTCACCTGCAGGTCAATCAGGCTTTTGCGGAAGTCGTTGGTGGCTGTGGTCAACTCCTGCTTCGCTTCCGCCTCCGCCGCCCGACTGCGCAATACAAACGCCAGCGGCGCCTTGCCGATTTCATACATCTGCTCCATGATGCGCGTTTGCTCTTGCTGTGCTTCGTAACGCTTCTTTGCTACCTCTACCAGATCCCCACGCAGCAACGCCTGTAAATAGCGCATGGTAACCTCCAGACGCACTTCCTGATGCATCTCCTGTACCTCGGCGGACATCGCTTCGGCTTCGGCGCGGGCAGCACGTGCCATCATCTGCAGCCGTCCGCCGGTGAACAGCGGCAGGGAAAGCTTTACTTGCGAAGAGGCGAAACTGTCGCGTGACGCCATGCGCATGGAGTCAGGCATTACTGCCGGTGCAGAGGTCAGCATGTTGTCTACCGTGCCCTGTGCCAGCCAGCCCGATACGGAGACCTGTGGCGACAGCATAGCAGACGTCGCCCGGGCGCGAGCGAACGACCCATCCCGACGCGCCTGCACTGCCTGCAAGCGTGGGTTGTGCTTTTCTGCCAGCGACAGTGCTTCCTGCAGAGTAAGCGCCTGTTGCGCCTGTGACGGCATAAACAACGCAAGTAGCAGTGTCGCCACTAAAAGACTTCGGTCACACACGATATACCTCCTTATTTTCTATAGCCAATAGAATATTACGCATGTATTGTACGCGATGTATCCCCAAAGGTCAAGGGAATGATGGGCAGCGGAATCTGCCTGTTTGCTCACCACACCCGACACAACGACAGAGATGGCTTACAGTTGGACATGTTTGCCGAGGAGGCTTTACGGCACCTGCAAGAGGGGCGCTACACAAAGCTGTGAGGCATCGGGCGCT encodes:
- the rsaFb gene encoding membrane protein, translating into MCDRSLLVATLLLALFMPSQAQQALTLQEALSLAEKHNPRLQAVQARRDGSFARARATSAMLSPQVSVSGWLAQGTVDNMLTSAPAVMPDSMRMASRDSFASSQVKLSLPLFTGGRLQMMARAARAEAEAMSAEVQEMHQEVRLEVTMRYLQALLRGDLVEVAKKRYEAQQEQTRIMEQMYEIGKAPLAFVLRSRAAEAEAKQELTTATNDFRKSLIDLQVSIGLSPTGEIELPRELEQPVLTVPDTVEEAVKRGLQRRALLQSQQARLRMTTLERRAAEGTLLPQAYLTASQDWVKGQQMKAQSGYTVALVLSIPIWTGGQLQAQVREAVAREHAEAAMARALQLQVESEVRQAWLDIQTAAANLATADAALKDAEEAYRVATLRVQEGKAPFVEQIDALAALTEARTRLLEARTEHILAQARLLRAMGDL